One Oncorhynchus kisutch isolate 150728-3 linkage group LG13, Okis_V2, whole genome shotgun sequence DNA window includes the following coding sequences:
- the LOC109906647 gene encoding ATP-binding cassette sub-family B member 6, mitochondrial-like, with protein MVNAGNLLYKLGKVEFENVYFSYTDGKEILKDVSFTVQPGQTVALVGQSGCGKSTILRLLFRFYDVQGGCIRIDGQDISKVKQVSLRAHIGVVPQDTVLFNDNIRDKHPLRTNLCQRPRSGGAAIAADIHEKIQTFPEGYDTQVGERGLKLSGGEKQRVAIARTILKAPQIILLDEATSALDTQTERNIQASLTKVCSNRTTIVVAHRLSTIIGADQILVLSDGQIAERGRHDELLAKGGLYCDMWMKQQHAQDSDSASDTEAKDRKSEKLQPPSVTAGHGSH; from the exons ATGGTGAATGCAGGGAACCTTCTCTATAAACTGGGAAAAGTGGAGTTTGAGAATGTGTACTTTAGCTACACTGACGG gaAGGAGATCCTTAAGGACGTATCATTCACTGTGCAGCCAGGCCAGACTGTTGCATTG GTTGGCCAGTCAGGGTGTGGTAAGAGCACCATCCTTCGCCTGCTCTTCCGTTTTTATGACGTCCAGGGGGGATGCATCCGCATCGATGGCCAGGACATCTCTAAG GTGAAGCAGGTGTCTCTGCGTGCCCACATCGGCGTGGTGCCCCAGGACACGGTCCTCTTCAACGACAACATCCGCGACAAACATCCGCTACGGACGAATCTCTGCCAGCGACCACGAAGTGGAGGGGCGGCTATCGCCGCAGACATTCACGAGAAGATCCAGACGTTCCCAGAAG gATACGACACCCAGGTGGGCGAGAGGGGTCTGAAGCTGAGCGGGGGGGAGAAGCAGAGGGTGGCTATCGCCCGGACCATCCTCAAGGCCCCTCAGATTATCCTGCTGGATGAG GCCACATCTGCTCTCGACACACAGACGGAGCGCAACATTCAGGCGTCGCTCACCAAAGTGTGCTCCAATCGGACCACCATCGTCGTGGCTCACAG GTTGTCGACCATCATCGGTGCCGACCAGATTCTTGTTCTAAGTGACGGTCAGATAGCAGAGCGAGGACG GCATGATGAGCTGCTGGCTAAGGGAGGGTTGTACTGTGACATGTGGATGAAGCAGCAACATGCCCAGGACTCAGACTCAGCCTCTGACACAGAAGCCAAAGACAGGAAGTCTGAGAAACTACAGCCCCCATCAGTCACTGCAGGCCACGGGAGCCACTGA